The Arcobacter sp. F2176 DNA window CTCCAAACATAGGTTTTCCTCTTCCATAAGCAGCTGATGATAAAATCTCTTCATAAGGAATAGCATAAGCAATAGCTTGTCTAACTTTTTTATTATCAAAAGGTTTATATTTAACATTTAATCCTAAAACATGTATACAGTTATCAATAGGAGCACCAGAAACTTTTATTTTGCCTTCTTCTTTGAATTCTTTTACATCTTTTGGTGGAACATTTGTATATAGATCTGCATCTTTTCTCTCTAATAATGCTCGTCTAGTAGAAGCTGATGGTACTTCTCTTACTATAACTCTTTTTATTGCAGGTTTTTGAGCTATGGCATAATCTTCATTTCTTTGATAAACAAATTGTTGCCCCGGATCCCATCTTAAGATTTTATACGGTCCAGAACCAGCAGGAGTCTTATGTAAATACTCTGTAGCCCAAGGGTCATTTGCACTAGCATGTGCTTTAGCAACTTTTGAATTGATAATAAAAGGAATTGGCACAGCTAAATCAGGAAGTGTTAATTTAGAAGGAAATGGTAAATCAATTCTAAATGTTATATCATCAACAGCAACAAATTGTTTTGGATCTGACATAGAACCAGCTTTCATCTGTACAGTTGGGAAACCACCTAAAGTAACAGCTCTATCAAAAGACCATTTTACATCATGTGCAGTAACTGGTGTGCCATCCCAAAATTTAGCTTTTGGATTGATTTTAAAAGTAATTGATTTTTTATCATCTGAAAATTCCCAAGATTGGGCAATTTCTGGTTCTATTTTTGTAGAATCATATGCATATGAGCCATCAGGAAGAGTTTTAACTCCAAATTTTACAAGTCTGTCATAAATATTTACAGTAACTTGATAACTAGGTCTATTTGTACCTTTTCTATGTAAATCTAAACTATTGATATTGTTTCCACTAACAACTACTAAAACACCATTGCTCCCAGTTGCTGCATTTGCCTCTGTTGGTAAATATCTTAAAAAAGGCAGTATTGAAGCAGCACCTGCTATTCTCATAAAATCTCTTCTTTCCATTTTTTATCCTTTAATTTAATTTTTGATTTGAATTTAAAAAAGCTTTCCAGCCACCAAAACTTGAAATATCTTTTGCACCAATTAAGGCACTTGGCTCACATAAAAAACCTTTTACAGTTTTTTTATTTTCTAATTCAATTGAACCTATGCATAAGGGTTTTGGGATAGTTCTCTCAAATTCTCCTAAATTTTCAATTGGTATTGCCCAAACTTCAAGTTCAATAGAAACTCCATTTTCATCTTGAATAAGCCCAGGTTTTAGTATTTCTTCACCTTGAAGTTTAAAAAGTTTGTAATTTGGAGTTGTTTTTGTTTCGTATAAAAATCTTGAATTTAATTTTAATAAGTCTTTATTTAAGGGCATTCCTCTAAGGTGTGCTCCTACAACAGCTACTTCTATCTCATCATAAGTTACGCCAAAAGTATCATCATCACTTAGTTTTACTTCAACCTTACTATTTCCATATGTTAGAGTCATATCTTTTTGGATATATTTAGCAAACTTTGCAATTTTTAGTTCCTCGAAGGCATTTGCTATAAGTGTAACTCCTCCAGCAAAACCATCTTCTCTTTTATTTACAGGAATTGCTATTGCGCTGAGGTCTAAAAGATTTACAAAGTTTGTATAAATACCAAGTCTAGAATTTGCTTTTATTGGATCATTTTCTATCTCTTTTACACTTGCAACTCTTGGCATTGAGGGTAAACATAAGATGTCAAATTGTTCCAATACTGGTTCAATCTCTTTTTTAAGTTCATTAAATCTATAAATATCTCTATAAACATCACTTGCAGAAAATGTTTCTGCTTTTTGGATAAGTTTTCTAGTAATATCTAAAATATCATTTGGTTGATTTTTTATCATATCTCCAATTACTGTGTATCTTTCAGCTAACCAAGTACCTTCATATAATAATTGAGCAACTTCAAAGAAAGGTTTTAAATCTATTTCAATAGTTTTAAAACCTTTTTCTTGGATAAGAGAGATTGTTTGTTCATATGATTTTCTTTGAATTTCATCATCAATAAAGATTTGAGAATCGCTATTTGGAATAGCTACAACTACATCTTGGGTATTTTTATATTTGTTTTTAGGTCTTTTTTTAGAGTAAGGATCTTTTTCATCATGTTTGCTAGCAACTTCAAAAATATCATAAGCATCTTCAATATTTAAAGCTAAAATTGAAACAGTATCAACTGTAAGACAAGCAGGAACTACTCCTCTTTTTGAAAAAGCTCCCAAAGTTGGTTTTAGTCCAACTAGATTATTAAGTGCTGCTGGAATTCTTCCTGAACCTGCTGTATCAGTTCCAAGGGAAAAAGAAAATAGTTGGTGAGAAACAGCAACAGCAGAACCACAACTAGAACCACCTGGAATAATGTTTTCATCAAGGGCATTTTTAGGTGCTCCATAAGGAGTTCTAATTCCAACTAAACCAGTTGCAAATTGGTCTAGATTTGTTTTTCCTATACAAACAGCACCTGCTTCTTTTAAAACTTTTACTATAAAAGCATCTTCTTTTGCAATATATTCATATGCAGGACAAGCAGCAGTTGTAGGAATACCTTCTACATCAATATTATCTTTTACTGTAAAAGGGATTCCCCAAAGTGGTTTTTTATCTAAGTCCATCTTTTCTAAAGATGAAGTTTGAGCAAATATATCTTCTATGGGTTGTAGATGAATAAATATTCCATCATCATTTACTTTTTTAATTCTATTGTAAACCTCAGTTACAATATCTTTAGGTGTTACACCTTTTTTGTATGAGTCATGGATACTTTTGATATCAAATAACTGATTGCTTAACATGTTTTACCTTTTCAAAATAAAATTTATATTGGAAATTGTAAAACTATGAGGTAAATTAAAAGTAAATTATTTTTTTTTGAATTTGATTTCCGCTAAAAGTAGGGCAAATATGATTAAGGTAGCTCCAAAAAGTTGGATTGAACTTAGAAGCTCATTTCCTACAAAATAGCCATAAACACCTGCACTTACAGGTTCCATAGAAAAAATAACTGCTGTTTTTGTAGGAGTTGTAAATTGTTGCATATAAGTTTGTATCAAAAAGGCATAAACAGTTGCAAAGATAGAAGTGATTATTAGTGCTTTTAAAAATGTATTATTAAAATTCAAATCAAAAGTTACACTATCTAAACTAAGTGAAAATAATAAAGATAATATTGTCACAGTTATAAATTGAAACAGTACTAAGAGATATACATTAACTCTTTTTGAATATTTGTCAGTAAAGAGTATTTGTAAAGCAAAAAGTAAAGCACATATTATTCCTAATACTTCACCTTTTCCAAGTGATAAACTTCCACTCATAGTTAATAAATACAGACCACAAACGGCTATTAGAGAACTTATAAAAACCATTTTTCTAACATGCTCTTTAAAAACAACATAGGCTAAGAAAGGTACAATTATTACATTTAATCCTGTTAAAAAAGCTATTATTGAACTTTTTGTATAGGCCAAACCAAAGGTTTGAGTAGCAAAGGCAGAAAATAAAAAACAGCCTAAAATAACTCCATAAAGAATAGTTTGCTTATTTAATTTGTCAAAATATTTATATGCAATTATTGCCATTAAAATAGTAGCAATTCCAAAACGCCAAAATAAAAATGCATAAACAGGTACAGATTTAATAGCATCTTGTACCATTAAAAAAGTCACACCCCAAGCAATAGCGACAGTTAAAAGTAAAAAGTCTGCTCTTAGTTCTAATAGTTTTTTATTCAATTATTCTCCTAAAATAAAATTTGCATTGTACCCATAGTTTATTTAAACAAAAGACAATTATATGTATAAATTATATACATGCTCTATAGGAATGTTAAAATAAATTTAGCTATGATATCGTCTTAGTCTAATTAAAGAGAGATGATGGATAATATTATAAGTATGAAGAAAATCGATAAGTTTTATGACAAGTTTCATGTCTTAAAAGGAATTGATTTCAATGTTAAAAAAGGTGAAATTGTTGTTGTTTGTGGACCTTCTGGTTCAGGGAAATCAACATTAATCCGATGTATTAATGGTTTAGAAGAAATAGATAGCGGTGAAATTTTTGTTGATAACATCGATATCCATGGAAGCAAAAAAAATCTACAAACTATAAGAAGCGAAGTTGGTATGGTATTCCAACATTTTAATCTTTTTCCCCATTTAACTATACTTGAAAACATTACTTTAGCACCCAATTTAGTCAAAAATATAAAAAAAGAGGATGCTAGCACTATTGCAATGGAACTTTTAAAAAAAGTAAAACTAGAAGATAAAGCGAACTCTTATCCTGGGGATTTATCAGGTGGTCAAAAACAGCGTGTTGCTATTGCTAGAAGTTTAGCAATGAAGCCTAAGATAATACTTTTTGATGAGCCTACATCTGCATTAGATCCAGAAACAATCGGTGATGTTTTAGCTGTAATGAAAGATTTAGCCCACGAAAGCTTTACAATAGTATGTGTAACTCATGAGATGGGGTTTGCAAAAGAAGTTGGAGATAGAATAGTATTTATGGATCATGGTGTTGTAGTTGAAGAATCTACACCAAAAGAATTTTTTGAAAATCCAAAAAGTGATAGAGCAAAAAAATTCTTAAATGAAATTTTAACACATTAAATAAAAAAGGAAGAAAAATGAAAAAAACGCTTTTAGCTATTTTAGTATTTGCTACAGTTAATTTAGTGGCATCGGATATAAATTTATGGAAGAATTCTACATTGAATAAAATCTTAGAAAGAGGTGAAATGCAAGTTTGTTTAGAACCTGGATATATGCCTTTTGAAATGAAAGATAAAAAGGGTAGAATTATTGGTTATGATGTGGATGTTGCTAAAAAAATGGCTAAAGATATGGGAGTTAAATTAAAACTTCTTCCTACAGCTTGGGATGGTATAGTTGCAGCACTTGTAACTGGAAAATGTGATATTATTATCTCTGGTATGACTGTTTCTCAACAAAGAAACTTAAAAGTAAATTTTGCAGATCCATATTTAGTAGTTGGACAAACTATGTTAATGAACAAATCTTTAGAAGGTAAAATCACATCTGCAAAACAGTTAGATGATCCAAAATATACAATTGTTACAAAACTTGGAACATCAGCTGAAATTGCAATAAGAAAATTTTATAAAAAAGCAAAAATTGTTACATTTGAAACTGAAGCAGATGCTGTAAGTGAAGTGTTAAATGATAATGCAACTGCATTTGTTTATGACCAACCATACAATATCTTATTTATGGCAGATAAAGGTAAAGATAAATTAGTACATTTAGATGAACCTTTAACATTTGAACCTTTAGCATGGGCAATTAGAAAAGGTGATCCTGATTTTTTAAATTGGTTAAATAACTTTTTAAGACAAATGAAGGGTGACAAAGTAATTGATTTCTATGGTAAGTTAAATGATAAGTGGTTGAAAGATACTGCTTGGTTAAAAAGAGTTCAATAATCTATGGCAAGAAGAGAATCATGGACACAAAATAAAAAGCTAGGGCATATCATTGCCTTAGCTTTATTTATTGTTTTAGGATATTTTTTATATGCAGCAGCTTCAAATATTAATTATGTTTGGAAGTGGAGTTCTGTTCCTAAATATTTTGCATATAAAGAAACTATAACAATAGAAGCCCCAGTAGATGGAAAACTAGTATTAGAAGATGGCAAATACTATATTAAGGGTGATGAAAATATAACTCTTAATAAGTTAGATAGTAGTTTTTTATTTGAGTATAAAGTGGGTGAAAATGTATATAGTGGCGATTATATTGCTACAAAAACAGTAACAAAACCAGGACCTATTTTAAATGGTTTATGGATAACCTTAAAAATATCCTTTTTCGCAGCTGTTTTAACTTTTTTTATTGGTATTATTGTTGCTTTTATGAAGCTATCTCCAATAGTATTTATAAAAGATTTAGCAACGGTATATGTAACAATCGTAAGGGGAACTCCTTTATTAGTTCAAATATTTTTATTTTATTTTATTGTTGCAAATATTTTTGAATTTGATCGTTTTGTAGCAGGGGTATTATCTTTAGGTATATTTTTTGGTGCATATATGGCAGAGATTTTAAGAGGTGCTATTCAATCTATTGATAAAGGTCAACTAGAAGCTTCAAAATCTTTGGGAATATCTAACTTTCAAGCTATGAGATATATAATTTTACCTCAAGCTTTTAAAAGAGCTTTGCCAACACTTATTGGTGAAATGATTGCTTTAGTAAAAGATTCTTCTTTGGTTTCAGTTATTTCTATTACAGATTTGACAAAAGTTGGAAAAGAGATTGTTGCAAATACTTTTTCTCCTTTTGAAACTTGGATAATTGTAGCATTACTTTATCTTTGTATAACTTCTGTATTAAGTTTTATAGGACATAGAATAGAGAAAAAAATGGCTTTAAAAGGTGGAATGAATTAATTGGAAATTTTTCAAAATTTTTTACAACAAAGTATCACATTTTTTGCAATAATTGATCCTATTGGAATAAGTGCAATTGCTTTGTCAATTCTTAGTCCCAATATCTCAAAAACACAAATGTCTACAATCGCTAGAAAAACAACTATTACTATTGTAGTGGCATTTTTTGTTGTATTGATTAGTGGAGATTTAGTTTTAAAACTATTTGGTATAGGAGAAGATTCACTTCAAGTTATGGGTGGATTGATTTTATTATTGATGGCTATTACTATGGTAAGAGGAAGTTCTTCTAATGAAAATCAAGATGGTACAAGAGATAGTAAAAAAGATGAAGAACTAGCAGTTATTCCAATAGGTATTCCAATTGCTTTTGGAGCTGGACTTTTTACTACAATTATTATTTTTAAAAATCAAGTTGAAAATACTATGGAACTTTTTACTTTGGTTATGGCTTTTTGTATTAATGCTTTGATATTTTATTTAATACTAAGAAACTCAATCTATATTAAAAAATATTTAGGTGTTACTGGACAAAATGTTGTAACAAAACTTATGGGACTTATTGTTGGAGCACTTGCCGTTCAATTTATAGTTTCAGGAATTATACATTTAGCTAAAAGTTATATTTAGTGGAATTTGATATTTTTATAAAAGGTTACATAGTAGCCTTATCTTTAATAGTGGCAATTGGTGCTCAAAATGCCTATATCTTAAAGCTTGGATTACTTAAGCAACATGTATTAAAAGCAACACTCATTTGTATTATTTCAGATTTTGTTTTGATTACTTTAGGAGTTTTTGGACTGGGTGCTTTTATAAAAGGAAACCAAACTTTTATAAATGGCATTGCAATTTTTGGAATAGTTTTTTTATTATTTTATTCTTTTAAGTCTTTTAAGTCAGCTTTTAAAAACGAGAGTTTAAAAATTGATAATGAGATAAAAACAAATCCTATCAAAGAAGTATTTACTTTACTTTTTATGTTTACTTTTTTAAATCCTCATGTATATTTAGATACAGTTTTATTAATAGGTGGAATTGGAGCTAATGTTGAAGACAACTTAAAAATATATTTTATTTTAGGTTCTGCTTTAGCTTCAGCTAGCTGGTTTTTGACATTAGGTTATGGAGCTAGAGTCTTAATTCCTTTATTTAAAAAACCAATTACTTGGAAAATCTTAGATATATCAGTTGCCTGCTTGATGTTATATATTTCTTACACATTAATAGATTTACTTATCTTTTAAACAAAATTTATTTATAAAATATATAATCTTAGGTAAAATATTCTTCAATATTTAGTAGTATATTTACTACTTATGTAAGGAACGAAATGAAGCAATATTTAGACTTGATGAAACATGTATTAGAAAATGGAACACTAAAAGAAGATAGAACAGGAACAGGAACAAAATCAGTATTTGGTTACCAAATGAGATTTGATTTAAGTGAAGGTTTTCCTTTAGTAACTACTAAAAAATGTCATTTGAAAGCTATTATTTCAGAGCTTCTTTGGTTTTTAGAAGGTTCAACTGACGAGAGAAGATTGGCTGAAATTCACTATGGTGATAAGGCAGAAAATATCATAGGCAAAAAAACAGTATGGACTGCAAATGCAGATAATCAAGGTGTTGCTTTAGGATATGAAAATAGTGATACTGTAAAAGAGTTAGGTCCTGTTTATGGAAGCCAATGGAGAAGTTGGAAAACAAATGATGGAAAAGATATTGATCAAGTATCTGAATTAATAGAACAAATCAAAAATAATCCTGATTCGAGACGACTTATTTTAAGTGCTTGGAATGTGGCAGAAATAGAAAAAATGGCACTTCCTCCTTGTCATACTTTTTTTCAATTTTATGTGGCAAATGGAAAGTTATCGTGCCAACTTTATCAAAGAAGTGCGGATATATTTTTAGGAGTACCTTTTAATATCGCTTCTTATGCATTATTGACTATGATGGTTGCACAAGTTTGTGATTTAGAAGTAGGGGATTTTGTACATACTTTTGGAGATGCACATCTTTATTCAAATCATATAGAACAAGCAAACTTACAAATTACAAGAGAACCCTTTGCAAAACCAACTATGAAAATAAATCCAGATATCAAAAATATCTTTGATTTTAAAATGGAAGATTTTGAACTTAGTAATTACCAAGCTCACGAGCATATAAAAGGTGTAATGGCAGTATAGCCAAAAGGCAAATCATTGCCTTCTTTTGTCAAAAAAGTAGATATATAAAAATGGTTCCTTTTTATTGGGAACCAATTAAAAGGAATACAGTATGATAGTATCAATGATAGTAGCTTATGGAAAGAATTGGGAAATAGGTTTAAATAATGAAATGCTATGGCATATCTCTGAGGATTTTAAAAACTTTAAAACTATAACTTCCGGGCACCATATTTTAATGGGAAGAAAAACCTTTGAATCAATAGGTAAGCCCTTACCAAATAGAACTTCACTTGTACTAACAAAAGGTGGTTTTGAATATGAAGGTGTGGAGACATTTTCTGATATATATGAGGCTTTGAATTGTGCTAGAGAAAAAGGAGAGGAAGAATTATTTATAATAGGTGGGGCTACTATTTATAAAACTTTATTTGAGTATGTTGATAAAATGTATTTAAGTGAAGTTGATTATTCAGGAGAAGCAGATGCATACTTAGAACCTATTGATTTTTCAACTTGGGATTTAGCTCAACAAAGAGATTATGAAGCAATCAAAGAAGATGGCAAAATAAAAAGCCCAGCTTGGAAATTTAAAGTTTATGTAAAAAAAGATTAATCAATCTTCTTCAAACCATTTAAAATTAAAAATTTTATGTGAATGTGGATAATGTCTATGTGCAGGGATATTATTCACAACTACTGCAATTATCAAAAGAATAAAAGCTCCAGATGCTACTGGATATAAAACATATAAAAATCCTAAATCATGTATTTGATTACTGCCAATTACAGCAATGAGGGCTGTTGCACCTCCTGGAGGATGAAGTGTTAAAGTTACTTGCATAATCAAAATAGAAGTGGCAACTGCAAAAGCAGAACAAAATAATATATGATTATGAAATAGTTTAAAAGATATAACTCCTATAAGTGCGG harbors:
- a CDS encoding ABC transporter substrate-binding protein — its product is MERRDFMRIAGAASILPFLRYLPTEANAATGSNGVLVVVSGNNINSLDLHRKGTNRPSYQVTVNIYDRLVKFGVKTLPDGSYAYDSTKIEPEIAQSWEFSDDKKSITFKINPKAKFWDGTPVTAHDVKWSFDRAVTLGGFPTVQMKAGSMSDPKQFVAVDDITFRIDLPFPSKLTLPDLAVPIPFIINSKVAKAHASANDPWATEYLHKTPAGSGPYKILRWDPGQQFVYQRNEDYAIAQKPAIKRVIVREVPSASTRRALLERKDADLYTNVPPKDVKEFKEEGKIKVSGAPIDNCIHVLGLNVKYKPFDNKKVRQAIAYAIPYEEILSSAAYGRGKPMFGASSKTPSNIVWPQPSPYNTNIEKAKKLLEEAGFKDGFKTTLSYNLGLASWQEPTALLIQEGLKKIGIKVKLDKIPGANWRTAALVEKRLPMHLENFGGWLNYPDYYFFWAYKYGHLFNSSNYKNEKIEKLTDETLHMEIDNPKYENMIKEMIEIVYDDVPRIPLYQPYLDAAMQKNIDGYVSWFHRQLDCTTITKS
- the atzF gene encoding allophanate hydrolase, which encodes MLSNQLFDIKSIHDSYKKGVTPKDIVTEVYNRIKKVNDDGIFIHLQPIEDIFAQTSSLEKMDLDKKPLWGIPFTVKDNIDVEGIPTTAACPAYEYIAKEDAFIVKVLKEAGAVCIGKTNLDQFATGLVGIRTPYGAPKNALDENIIPGGSSCGSAVAVSHQLFSFSLGTDTAGSGRIPAALNNLVGLKPTLGAFSKRGVVPACLTVDTVSILALNIEDAYDIFEVASKHDEKDPYSKKRPKNKYKNTQDVVVAIPNSDSQIFIDDEIQRKSYEQTISLIQEKGFKTIEIDLKPFFEVAQLLYEGTWLAERYTVIGDMIKNQPNDILDITRKLIQKAETFSASDVYRDIYRFNELKKEIEPVLEQFDILCLPSMPRVASVKEIENDPIKANSRLGIYTNFVNLLDLSAIAIPVNKREDGFAGGVTLIANAFEELKIAKFAKYIQKDMTLTYGNSKVEVKLSDDDTFGVTYDEIEVAVVGAHLRGMPLNKDLLKLNSRFLYETKTTPNYKLFKLQGEEILKPGLIQDENGVSIELEVWAIPIENLGEFERTIPKPLCIGSIELENKKTVKGFLCEPSALIGAKDISSFGGWKAFLNSNQKLN
- a CDS encoding DMT family transporter; its protein translation is MNKKLLELRADFLLLTVAIAWGVTFLMVQDAIKSVPVYAFLFWRFGIATILMAIIAYKYFDKLNKQTILYGVILGCFLFSAFATQTFGLAYTKSSIIAFLTGLNVIIVPFLAYVVFKEHVRKMVFISSLIAVCGLYLLTMSGSLSLGKGEVLGIICALLFALQILFTDKYSKRVNVYLLVLFQFITVTILSLLFSLSLDSVTFDLNFNNTFLKALIITSIFATVYAFLIQTYMQQFTTPTKTAVIFSMEPVSAGVYGYFVGNELLSSIQLFGATLIIFALLLAEIKFKKK
- a CDS encoding amino acid ABC transporter ATP-binding protein, which encodes MISMKKIDKFYDKFHVLKGIDFNVKKGEIVVVCGPSGSGKSTLIRCINGLEEIDSGEIFVDNIDIHGSKKNLQTIRSEVGMVFQHFNLFPHLTILENITLAPNLVKNIKKEDASTIAMELLKKVKLEDKANSYPGDLSGGQKQRVAIARSLAMKPKIILFDEPTSALDPETIGDVLAVMKDLAHESFTIVCVTHEMGFAKEVGDRIVFMDHGVVVEESTPKEFFENPKSDRAKKFLNEILTH
- a CDS encoding transporter substrate-binding domain-containing protein, which gives rise to MKKTLLAILVFATVNLVASDINLWKNSTLNKILERGEMQVCLEPGYMPFEMKDKKGRIIGYDVDVAKKMAKDMGVKLKLLPTAWDGIVAALVTGKCDIIISGMTVSQQRNLKVNFADPYLVVGQTMLMNKSLEGKITSAKQLDDPKYTIVTKLGTSAEIAIRKFYKKAKIVTFETEADAVSEVLNDNATAFVYDQPYNILFMADKGKDKLVHLDEPLTFEPLAWAIRKGDPDFLNWLNNFLRQMKGDKVIDFYGKLNDKWLKDTAWLKRVQ
- a CDS encoding amino acid ABC transporter permease, which produces MARRESWTQNKKLGHIIALALFIVLGYFLYAAASNINYVWKWSSVPKYFAYKETITIEAPVDGKLVLEDGKYYIKGDENITLNKLDSSFLFEYKVGENVYSGDYIATKTVTKPGPILNGLWITLKISFFAAVLTFFIGIIVAFMKLSPIVFIKDLATVYVTIVRGTPLLVQIFLFYFIVANIFEFDRFVAGVLSLGIFFGAYMAEILRGAIQSIDKGQLEASKSLGISNFQAMRYIILPQAFKRALPTLIGEMIALVKDSSLVSVISITDLTKVGKEIVANTFSPFETWIIVALLYLCITSVLSFIGHRIEKKMALKGGMN
- a CDS encoding MarC family protein → MEIFQNFLQQSITFFAIIDPIGISAIALSILSPNISKTQMSTIARKTTITIVVAFFVVLISGDLVLKLFGIGEDSLQVMGGLILLLMAITMVRGSSSNENQDGTRDSKKDEELAVIPIGIPIAFGAGLFTTIIIFKNQVENTMELFTLVMAFCINALIFYLILRNSIYIKKYLGVTGQNVVTKLMGLIVGALAVQFIVSGIIHLAKSYI
- a CDS encoding LysE/ArgO family amino acid transporter, with amino-acid sequence MEFDIFIKGYIVALSLIVAIGAQNAYILKLGLLKQHVLKATLICIISDFVLITLGVFGLGAFIKGNQTFINGIAIFGIVFLLFYSFKSFKSAFKNESLKIDNEIKTNPIKEVFTLLFMFTFLNPHVYLDTVLLIGGIGANVEDNLKIYFILGSALASASWFLTLGYGARVLIPLFKKPITWKILDISVACLMLYISYTLIDLLIF
- a CDS encoding thymidylate synthase is translated as MKQYLDLMKHVLENGTLKEDRTGTGTKSVFGYQMRFDLSEGFPLVTTKKCHLKAIISELLWFLEGSTDERRLAEIHYGDKAENIIGKKTVWTANADNQGVALGYENSDTVKELGPVYGSQWRSWKTNDGKDIDQVSELIEQIKNNPDSRRLILSAWNVAEIEKMALPPCHTFFQFYVANGKLSCQLYQRSADIFLGVPFNIASYALLTMMVAQVCDLEVGDFVHTFGDAHLYSNHIEQANLQITREPFAKPTMKINPDIKNIFDFKMEDFELSNYQAHEHIKGVMAV
- a CDS encoding dihydrofolate reductase, with translation MIVSMIVAYGKNWEIGLNNEMLWHISEDFKNFKTITSGHHILMGRKTFESIGKPLPNRTSLVLTKGGFEYEGVETFSDIYEALNCAREKGEEELFIIGGATIYKTLFEYVDKMYLSEVDYSGEADAYLEPIDFSTWDLAQQRDYEAIKEDGKIKSPAWKFKVYVKKD
- a CDS encoding HPP family protein, coding for MKKFFKQFKKVNTEPIERANIIWSWIGSFVGILAISLFHSDILNDNDLTLVIGSFGASAVLVYGAVNSPLAQPRNLIGGHILSALIGVISFKLFHNHILFCSAFAVATSILIMQVTLTLHPPGGATALIAVIGSNQIHDLGFLYVLYPVASGAFILLIIAVVVNNIPAHRHYPHSHKIFNFKWFEED